One Halostagnicola kamekurae DNA segment encodes these proteins:
- a CDS encoding S9 family peptidase — protein MYDIERYLNIRSAYGASFGPDGESLSFLMNTTGVPQVWTLEEPLSWPEQRTFTDEQVSFASWSPERPELIFGMDEGGNERAQLFRLDAETGLVQNQTRAPDAKHRWGGWSHDGEWFAFTSNRRDEAVFDVYVQPRAADEAGEGRDPTAREPSAPADATLVFEGDGWLTLAGWSPDDSKLLVSKAYSNFDQDLYVLDLEQGDGETDLESIDPDSTELEHLTPHEGDVRYQSASWAPIPPGAEESPGLYLITDRESDTLELAYLDLETKALETVESGGEWNVDGIAVDDQTGRFVFSRNVEGYTDLTVGEFNPDAPTNFETFPEPDLPGGIAGGVSFGPDAERFAVSTSGDTINTNVFVVDVETGEAERWTAAPTAGIPRESFRESTIEHVESFDELAVPGYLTLPESTEEGQTPVIVDIHGGPESQRRPSFSSVKQYFLDRGYAYFEPNVRGSAGYGGEYASLDDVEKRMDSVADIRACVEWLRDHPAIDPDRIACKGGSYGGFMVLAALTEYPDLWAAGIDIVGIANFVTFLENTGDWRRELREAEYGSLADDREFLAEISPINNVESLEAPLFVLHGENDPRVPVGEAEQIVDQAREQGVPVRKLLFDDEGHGFSKLDNRIEAYAEIADFLDEHV, from the coding sequence ATGTACGATATCGAACGCTATCTCAACATCCGAAGCGCCTACGGCGCGTCGTTCGGGCCCGACGGCGAGTCCCTCTCGTTTCTGATGAACACGACCGGCGTCCCGCAGGTCTGGACGCTCGAGGAACCCCTTTCCTGGCCCGAACAGCGCACGTTTACGGACGAACAGGTGAGCTTCGCCTCGTGGTCGCCCGAGCGGCCCGAATTGATCTTCGGGATGGACGAGGGCGGTAACGAACGCGCCCAACTGTTCCGACTCGACGCCGAAACCGGCCTCGTGCAGAACCAGACCCGAGCGCCCGACGCGAAACACCGCTGGGGCGGCTGGAGCCACGACGGCGAGTGGTTCGCGTTCACCTCGAACCGGCGCGACGAGGCCGTTTTCGACGTTTACGTGCAACCGCGGGCGGCGGACGAAGCCGGCGAGGGGCGAGATCCGACCGCTCGAGAACCGTCGGCCCCCGCCGACGCGACCCTCGTCTTCGAAGGCGACGGCTGGCTCACGCTCGCGGGCTGGAGCCCCGACGATTCGAAACTGCTCGTCTCGAAGGCCTACTCGAACTTCGATCAGGATCTGTACGTGCTCGATCTCGAGCAGGGCGACGGCGAAACTGACCTCGAGTCGATCGACCCCGACTCGACCGAACTCGAGCACCTCACGCCACACGAGGGCGACGTTCGCTATCAGAGCGCGAGCTGGGCACCGATACCGCCGGGCGCCGAGGAGAGTCCGGGACTTTACCTGATCACGGATCGCGAGTCCGACACGCTCGAGCTCGCGTATCTGGACCTCGAGACGAAGGCGCTCGAGACGGTCGAATCGGGCGGCGAGTGGAACGTCGACGGTATCGCGGTCGACGACCAGACGGGTCGGTTCGTCTTCTCCCGAAACGTCGAGGGCTACACCGACCTCACGGTCGGAGAGTTCAATCCCGACGCGCCGACGAACTTCGAGACGTTTCCCGAACCGGACCTGCCGGGCGGCATCGCCGGCGGCGTGAGTTTCGGCCCGGACGCGGAGCGGTTCGCGGTTTCGACGTCCGGCGATACGATCAACACGAACGTCTTCGTCGTCGACGTAGAGACCGGCGAGGCCGAACGGTGGACGGCGGCACCGACGGCCGGCATTCCGCGCGAGAGCTTCCGCGAATCGACCATCGAACACGTCGAGAGCTTCGACGAGTTGGCGGTACCGGGCTATCTTACCCTCCCCGAGTCGACTGAGGAAGGACAAACGCCGGTCATCGTCGACATCCACGGCGGGCCCGAGAGCCAGCGTCGGCCCTCGTTCTCGAGCGTCAAGCAGTACTTCCTCGATCGCGGCTACGCCTACTTCGAACCCAACGTTCGCGGTTCGGCGGGCTACGGCGGCGAGTACGCGAGCCTCGACGACGTCGAAAAGCGCATGGATTCGGTCGCCGATATCCGCGCCTGCGTCGAGTGGCTACGGGATCACCCGGCGATCGATCCCGACCGGATTGCATGCAAGGGCGGCTCTTACGGCGGCTTCATGGTACTCGCCGCGCTGACGGAGTACCCCGACCTCTGGGCGGCCGGGATCGACATCGTCGGTATCGCCAACTTCGTCACCTTCCTCGAGAACACCGGCGACTGGCGGCGGGAACTCCGGGAGGCGGAGTACGGCTCACTCGCCGACGACCGGGAGTTCTTAGCGGAAATCTCGCCGATCAACAACGTCGAATCGCTCGAGGCACCGCTTTTCGTCCTCCACGGCGAGAACGATCCGCGGGTGCCCGTCGGCGAGGCGGAGCAGATCGTCGACCAGGCTCGAGAGCAGGGCGTACCCGTCCGAAAGCTACTCTTCGACGACGAGGGTCACGGCTTCTCGAAACTCGACAACCGGATCGAGGCCTACGCCGAAATCGCGGATTTCCTCGACGAGCACGTCTGA
- a CDS encoding YIP1 family protein, whose protein sequence is MAPYTPLVRPRSYFETRPRPIGTAVGVFSLYLAGSIGTLYAVTSLLLERTWGLPADGERVVFDAINASNLRFVLRSVVLLALIAAVIHFLSGWDETDGTRADALCVAGWSFAPQIVALPIDFTVSWYVLRGRQFVFSDDAALSAQQTALGGTIETIAIPLALIVAAWTVYIVLDGAAAAYDVGRTETLAPAVIVGAVTILL, encoded by the coding sequence ATGGCCCCCTACACTCCGCTGGTCCGACCCCGGTCGTACTTCGAAACGCGACCCCGTCCGATCGGAACTGCAGTCGGCGTGTTCTCGCTCTATCTCGCCGGCTCGATCGGGACGCTGTACGCCGTCACGTCCCTCCTGCTCGAGCGGACGTGGGGACTCCCGGCAGATGGTGAAAGGGTCGTATTCGATGCGATCAACGCGTCGAATCTGAGGTTCGTTCTGCGCTCGGTCGTGCTCCTGGCACTCATCGCCGCCGTGATTCATTTTCTGAGCGGGTGGGACGAAACGGATGGCACTCGCGCCGATGCGCTGTGTGTCGCTGGCTGGAGTTTCGCCCCGCAGATTGTCGCGCTTCCGATCGATTTCACCGTTTCGTGGTACGTCCTTCGGGGTCGGCAGTTCGTCTTCTCGGACGACGCGGCGTTGAGCGCACAGCAAACAGCCCTCGGCGGAACGATCGAAACGATAGCGATTCCGCTCGCCCTGATCGTGGCCGCGTGGACGGTGTACATCGTTCTAGACGGCGCGGCAGCAGCCTACGACGTTGGCCGAACCGAAACGCTCGCCCCCGCCGTCATCGTCGGTGCTGTAACCATCCTCCTGTAA
- a CDS encoding NAD(P)-dependent glycerol-1-phosphate dehydrogenase — translation MFDKSTWIRLPRNVVVGKGVRSQFLEVVDDLHLRGRPLFVTSPTPRSIAAEPIAADLEAAGIEPAVVTVERASFEAVEEVIETAEAEEAAYLVGIGGGKAIDIAKMASHHLEMGFCSVPTAASHDGIVSNRGSVPDGDTRHSVAAEPPLAVVADTELLADAPWELTTAGCADIISNYTAVMDWRLAHRLKNVEYSGFAGALAEMTAEILVDNADHVRPGLEESAWIVTKALVSSGVAMSIAGSSRPASGAEHLFSHQLDRLAPDAALHGHQVGVGSIMTAYLHDGERGLWQDIRDALDSIDAPTTAAELGIDDETVIEALTTCHAIRDRYTILGDGMNEEAAREVATTTGVIS, via the coding sequence ATGTTCGATAAGTCGACGTGGATTCGCCTGCCGCGAAACGTCGTCGTCGGCAAGGGCGTTCGCTCGCAGTTTCTCGAGGTCGTCGACGACCTCCACCTCCGGGGTCGGCCGCTTTTCGTGACGAGTCCGACGCCGCGTTCGATCGCTGCGGAACCGATCGCCGCCGACCTCGAGGCGGCGGGGATCGAGCCGGCCGTCGTGACCGTCGAGCGGGCGAGCTTCGAAGCCGTCGAGGAAGTTATCGAGACGGCCGAAGCCGAGGAAGCCGCCTACCTCGTCGGCATCGGCGGCGGAAAGGCGATCGATATCGCGAAGATGGCCAGCCACCACCTCGAGATGGGTTTTTGCTCGGTTCCGACGGCGGCGAGCCACGACGGCATCGTCAGCAACCGCGGCTCGGTGCCGGACGGCGATACGCGCCACAGCGTCGCCGCCGAACCGCCGCTCGCGGTCGTCGCCGACACCGAACTCCTCGCGGACGCCCCCTGGGAGCTCACGACCGCCGGTTGTGCGGACATCATCTCGAACTACACCGCCGTGATGGACTGGCGGCTCGCCCACCGGCTCAAGAACGTCGAGTACTCGGGCTTCGCCGGCGCGCTCGCGGAGATGACCGCAGAGATCCTCGTCGACAACGCTGATCACGTCCGCCCCGGCCTCGAGGAGTCGGCCTGGATCGTCACCAAGGCGCTGGTCTCCTCGGGCGTAGCGATGTCCATCGCCGGCTCCTCGAGACCCGCAAGCGGCGCCGAACACCTCTTTTCCCACCAGCTCGACAGGCTCGCTCCCGACGCCGCCCTCCACGGCCACCAAGTCGGCGTCGGCTCGATCATGACCGCCTACCTCCACGACGGCGAGCGCGGTCTCTGGCAGGACATCAGGGACGCGCTCGACAGCATCGACGCGCCGACGACCGCGGCAGAACTCGGCATCGACGACGAGACCGTCATAGAGGCGCTGACGACCTGTCACGCGATCCGCGACCGGTACACCATCCTCGGCGACGGCATGAACGAGGAGGCCGCTCGAGAGGTCGCCACGACGACCGGCGTCATCTCCTGA
- a CDS encoding FkbM family methyltransferase, whose protein sequence is MASPIHRAVDTYRNDGLAALSATAFRSLRRRAATAYWRARKSRTFEIDGVEATFDTRGRAARSLRIFDRGERIMVRDLLSELEASDVFWDVGAHIGFHSSLAGQRARRVEAFEPTPHTVRQGRANLERNEVDGQVHECAVWDADETLTLDPDSSATGGGAISVPARTGDGLVDEGLPQPTVAKIDVEGAEPRVVDGMAETLADDRCRIVYCEVHRPADTRPSVEDHGSSVDGFLESFRDLGFAVETLADRGPDFHVKATALE, encoded by the coding sequence ATGGCATCGCCGATCCACCGTGCCGTCGATACGTACCGGAACGACGGCCTCGCGGCGCTCTCGGCAACGGCGTTTCGCAGCCTCCGCAGGCGGGCCGCGACGGCGTACTGGCGCGCTCGCAAGTCGCGGACGTTCGAGATCGACGGCGTCGAAGCGACCTTCGACACCCGCGGTCGCGCCGCGCGATCGCTCCGGATCTTCGATAGGGGCGAGCGAATCATGGTTCGGGACCTGCTCTCGGAACTCGAGGCGTCGGACGTGTTCTGGGACGTCGGCGCGCACATCGGGTTTCACTCGAGTCTCGCCGGCCAGCGGGCCCGCCGCGTCGAGGCGTTCGAGCCGACCCCACACACCGTCCGGCAGGGTCGGGCGAACCTCGAACGAAACGAGGTCGACGGTCAGGTACACGAGTGTGCGGTGTGGGACGCCGACGAAACGCTCACGCTCGATCCCGACAGCTCCGCGACCGGCGGCGGTGCGATATCGGTGCCCGCCCGCACTGGCGACGGCCTCGTCGACGAGGGGCTACCACAGCCGACCGTCGCAAAGATCGACGTGGAAGGAGCCGAACCGCGCGTGGTCGACGGGATGGCCGAAACGCTGGCCGACGATCGCTGCCGGATCGTCTACTGTGAGGTTCACCGTCCCGCGGACACGCGGCCGTCGGTCGAGGACCACGGCTCCTCGGTCGATGGATTCCTCGAGTCGTTCCGCGACCTCGGCTTCGCCGTCGAGACGCTCGCGGATCGAGGCCCCGACTTTCACGTCAAAGCGACGGCCCTCGAGTGA
- a CDS encoding NAD-dependent epimerase/dehydratase family protein translates to MERALVIGGTRFIGRHLVEELLEHHYDVTIFTRGTRDDPFADDDRVTHREGDRTNDSALEAAAADVDPDAVFDCVAYHPKDVRAATRLFADVDAYVYVSSGAAYGSEEIPKREGETALEPCTTDQETDDSSETYGNRKAEGDRAVFAAAERGVNAMSVRPCIVYGPHDYTERLDFWIDRVNEYDRVLVPGDGTNVWHRAYVEDVASALRIVAERGEPGEAYNVGDRRLVTLGESIELIASALDTSVEVVDAGRRELEAGELEPADFPFYRSYPHVLSTAKLAGLGWESTPLSTAIDRSVADHRESDRDGADHDPGREAEERVLGILETM, encoded by the coding sequence ATGGAACGCGCACTCGTTATCGGCGGCACTCGCTTTATCGGCCGCCACCTCGTCGAGGAACTGCTCGAGCACCACTACGACGTGACGATATTCACTCGCGGGACTCGCGACGACCCGTTCGCGGACGACGACCGGGTCACCCATCGCGAGGGCGACCGGACGAACGATTCGGCGCTCGAGGCCGCTGCTGCGGACGTCGACCCCGACGCCGTCTTCGATTGCGTCGCCTACCACCCGAAGGACGTGCGCGCGGCGACGCGGCTGTTCGCCGACGTCGACGCGTACGTCTACGTCTCGAGCGGCGCGGCCTACGGGAGCGAGGAGATTCCGAAGCGAGAGGGCGAGACGGCCCTCGAGCCCTGCACGACCGATCAGGAGACCGACGACTCGAGCGAAACATACGGGAATCGAAAGGCCGAGGGCGACCGGGCGGTGTTCGCGGCCGCAGAGCGCGGCGTCAACGCCATGTCGGTCAGACCCTGCATCGTCTACGGGCCCCACGATTACACCGAACGGCTGGACTTCTGGATCGACCGCGTGAACGAGTACGATCGGGTCCTCGTCCCCGGCGACGGGACGAACGTCTGGCACCGGGCCTACGTCGAAGACGTCGCCAGCGCGCTGCGGATCGTCGCCGAGCGCGGCGAGCCGGGCGAGGCCTACAACGTCGGTGACCGGCGACTCGTCACACTCGGGGAATCGATCGAGCTGATCGCGTCGGCGCTGGACACGTCGGTCGAGGTCGTCGACGCGGGTCGCCGTGAACTCGAGGCCGGCGAACTCGAACCCGCCGACTTCCCGTTCTATCGATCCTATCCCCACGTCCTTTCGACGGCGAAACTCGCCGGTCTGGGTTGGGAGTCGACGCCGCTTTCGACCGCGATCGACCGGTCAGTCGCCGACCACCGCGAGAGCGATCGCGACGGAGCGGACCACGACCCGGGGCGAGAAGCGGAAGAACGGGTCCTCGGGATTCTCGAGACGATGTGA
- a CDS encoding DUF7344 domain-containing protein: protein MNVNTQTISTETVLHLVADPRRRTILHQLRENGGVIEIEALADVVAERTARSSPIEETDPPTARTDDQRLTRAELHHTHLPKLADAGVIEYDSRTGTVRYRSHDRVEALLGFVSRRLEE, encoded by the coding sequence ATGAACGTCAACACGCAGACCATCTCGACCGAGACAGTACTCCATTTGGTCGCCGACCCCCGGCGACGAACCATCCTCCACCAACTCCGCGAGAACGGTGGTGTCATCGAAATCGAAGCCCTCGCCGACGTCGTCGCCGAGCGGACCGCTCGGTCGAGTCCGATCGAGGAGACCGACCCGCCGACTGCGAGAACAGATGACCAGCGACTCACTCGAGCCGAACTCCATCACACCCACCTGCCGAAGTTAGCCGATGCCGGCGTTATAGAGTACGATAGCCGAACCGGGACCGTCAGGTACCGCTCTCACGACCGGGTCGAAGCGCTCCTCGGATTCGTCTCGAGGCGACTCGAAGAGTAG
- a CDS encoding TrmB family transcriptional regulator: protein MSHNTGDEPASRATTQLEAFGLSTYAARTFVALVSLGDGTAQDVSDVSEVPRTRVYDAAAELRDRGLVDVQHSSPKRFVAISAETAGRRFKQDYVHRANELTDALDSLEPKTLSSEQRGVWTVTGRETITERLLSFIEEATDEIVYMTVEALLCEKLTDALRAASDRGVTIRVAGMSPAATAEIRQSIPNAEPFDSLWDWSDMPAGRLSMIDQEKTLASVLVDEDGTETSERRDETAIWGMGETNSLVMVLKAIFTWQLDGNRDD, encoded by the coding sequence ATGTCCCATAATACGGGAGACGAACCGGCGTCTCGCGCCACGACGCAACTCGAGGCGTTCGGACTGAGCACCTACGCGGCCCGGACGTTCGTCGCGCTCGTCAGCCTCGGCGACGGAACGGCTCAAGACGTAAGCGACGTCTCCGAGGTCCCACGAACCCGCGTGTACGATGCAGCCGCGGAGTTGCGCGACCGCGGCCTCGTCGACGTACAGCACTCGAGTCCCAAACGATTCGTCGCCATCTCCGCGGAGACCGCCGGCCGGCGGTTCAAGCAGGACTACGTCCACCGAGCGAACGAATTGACGGACGCGCTCGATTCGCTCGAGCCGAAAACGCTGTCGTCGGAACAACGAGGCGTCTGGACCGTGACGGGACGGGAAACGATCACCGAACGGCTCCTGTCGTTCATCGAGGAGGCGACGGACGAAATCGTGTACATGACCGTCGAAGCCCTTCTCTGTGAGAAGCTCACCGACGCGCTTCGGGCGGCGTCTGATCGGGGCGTTACGATTCGGGTTGCGGGGATGTCGCCGGCTGCGACCGCTGAGATTCGCCAGTCGATTCCGAACGCCGAACCGTTCGACTCGCTGTGGGACTGGTCGGATATGCCCGCCGGACGCCTTTCGATGATCGATCAAGAGAAGACGCTGGCGAGCGTCCTCGTGGACGAAGACGGGACAGAGACGTCCGAACGTCGCGACGAGACGGCGATCTGGGGGATGGGTGAGACGAACAGTCTGGTAATGGTTCTGAAGGCGATATTCACGTGGCAACTCGACGGAAACAGAGACGATTGA
- a CDS encoding TrmB family transcriptional regulator: MDELSNHEEAVELLQQLGLQEYEAKAFVALTRLQQGTAKEISEVSDVPRTRVYDAVRVLESSGLVEIQHSNPQRFRAVSVGEAADTLQQKYDSRTDSLRDTLEAIDSVSTNAETDVTHEVWSLSGTAGITSRTQQLIDDADQELVFVLGDEDIFTEQLIGRLRAAQQRGVTVIIGTTAESIRERVQDELPGTQVFVSGLAWLSGSLWSGDDTEISRLLLVDQSSILVSTFHESSSGEHEREQAVFGRGFDNGLVAIARRLMATGLPAVEDPGTGET, encoded by the coding sequence ATGGATGAGCTATCGAACCACGAAGAGGCAGTCGAACTGCTCCAACAGCTCGGGCTACAGGAGTACGAAGCGAAGGCTTTCGTAGCATTGACCCGTCTCCAGCAGGGGACTGCAAAGGAGATCAGCGAAGTTTCGGACGTTCCCCGCACTCGAGTGTACGATGCGGTGCGAGTACTCGAATCGAGCGGACTGGTCGAGATCCAACACTCGAACCCGCAGCGATTTCGGGCCGTTTCCGTCGGCGAAGCGGCCGACACGCTCCAGCAAAAATACGACTCGCGGACGGACTCGCTTCGAGACACGCTCGAGGCGATCGATTCGGTGTCCACGAACGCCGAAACGGACGTCACCCACGAGGTGTGGTCGCTGTCGGGAACGGCCGGGATCACGAGTCGGACACAGCAACTGATCGACGACGCCGATCAGGAACTGGTCTTCGTCCTCGGGGACGAGGACATTTTCACCGAACAACTCATCGGGCGGCTCCGAGCGGCCCAGCAACGCGGTGTCACCGTCATTATCGGGACGACGGCGGAGTCGATCCGCGAACGGGTACAGGATGAACTACCGGGAACCCAGGTCTTCGTTTCGGGTCTCGCGTGGCTTTCGGGCTCTCTCTGGTCGGGCGACGATACCGAAATCAGCCGGCTACTTCTGGTCGATCAGAGTTCGATTCTGGTGAGTACCTTCCACGAGTCGTCGTCGGGCGAACACGAACGCGAGCAGGCGGTCTTCGGCCGCGGGTTCGATAACGGACTCGTCGCGATCGCTCGCCGCCTGATGGCGACCGGGTTGCCCGCCGTCGAGGACCCCGGTACCGGCGAGACGTAA
- a CDS encoding GIY-YIG nuclease family protein, giving the protein MRGTYVLVLALERPTTLEVGSLGSLAFDAGTYAYVGSAFGPGGFARVDRHAELARGERETRHWHVDYLLGCPDASLENPVFFPDERRECELARSIPGDQVRGFGSSDCECAGHLIDAPPDRDVLEALLESGGCLEAPSSESDAS; this is encoded by the coding sequence ATGCGTGGAACCTACGTTCTCGTTCTCGCCCTCGAGCGGCCGACGACTCTCGAGGTCGGGTCGCTGGGATCGCTCGCGTTCGACGCCGGAACCTACGCCTACGTCGGCAGCGCGTTCGGCCCCGGCGGGTTCGCTCGCGTGGATCGCCACGCCGAACTCGCCCGGGGTGAGCGCGAGACGCGCCACTGGCACGTCGACTATCTGCTCGGGTGCCCCGACGCGAGCCTCGAGAACCCCGTCTTCTTTCCGGACGAACGACGAGAGTGCGAACTCGCCCGATCGATCCCCGGCGATCAGGTTCGGGGGTTCGGTTCGTCGGACTGTGAGTGTGCGGGACATCTCATCGACGCGCCGCCTGATCGCGACGTTCTCGAAGCGTTACTCGAGAGCGGTGGGTGTCTCGAGGCTCCGTCGAGCGAATCCGACGCCTCCTGA
- a CDS encoding response regulator, translated as MKDSYPPQPPTILLVEDNPGDVRLTREAFERSTFDATIECVKNGDETLSYLDGCGDSRPYPQLLLLDLNLPKTDGFAVLEELRRNDERPRIPVLVLTSSNADEDVLRSYELSANAYLTKPDCPEEFIEMVETIESFWFEEVHLPPPPP; from the coding sequence GTGAAGGACTCGTACCCGCCGCAGCCACCGACGATCCTCCTCGTCGAAGACAATCCCGGAGACGTGCGGCTGACGCGGGAAGCGTTCGAGCGGTCCACGTTCGATGCGACGATAGAGTGCGTGAAAAACGGCGACGAAACCCTGTCGTATCTGGACGGGTGTGGCGACTCGAGGCCGTACCCGCAACTGCTGTTGCTCGATCTCAACCTCCCGAAGACAGACGGGTTCGCGGTCCTCGAGGAACTCAGACGGAACGACGAGCGCCCTCGGATTCCGGTCCTCGTCCTCACGAGTTCGAACGCCGACGAGGACGTCCTCAGGAGCTACGAACTGTCCGCCAACGCGTACCTCACGAAACCGGACTGCCCCGAGGAGTTCATTGAGATGGTCGAAACGATCGAGTCGTTCTGGTTCGAGGAGGTCCATCTCCCGCCGCCTCCGCCATAG